The following proteins come from a genomic window of Sporolituus thermophilus DSM 23256:
- a CDS encoding Crp/Fnr family transcriptional regulator — protein MSTEEGHCNPETLWSPWICCTHARNWEQVFHLSHRRFYKKKELIIQRGQQIDHLYYLKTGRVKTVAWNQDGQQKTIWFIEGSGIFGETPFFNNKSCDYCFLAETDCEIYLFPRDVIFHEIIPHYPDLVVSLLTTLTRKVHILSTQVEYLTFCKPIIRVARLIYLLFQNNKATGNEKPPALPVTQESLADILGLHRVTVNNVIRQLKNKQILENRPHFIIVKDEQKLHDLIKTYL, from the coding sequence ATGTCGACCGAAGAGGGCCATTGCAATCCGGAGACTTTATGGTCTCCCTGGATATGCTGCACCCATGCGCGCAACTGGGAACAAGTTTTTCACTTGAGCCACCGCCGCTTTTATAAGAAGAAAGAGCTAATTATCCAGAGGGGACAACAAATTGACCATCTGTATTATCTAAAAACCGGTCGAGTAAAGACAGTTGCCTGGAATCAAGATGGACAGCAAAAAACCATCTGGTTCATCGAAGGTAGCGGCATTTTTGGGGAAACACCGTTTTTTAATAATAAATCTTGCGATTATTGTTTCCTCGCTGAAACAGATTGCGAAATTTATTTGTTTCCCCGTGATGTCATCTTTCATGAAATTATCCCGCACTACCCCGATTTAGTAGTTTCCCTCCTTACTACTTTAACCCGTAAAGTCCACATCTTATCTACTCAAGTCGAATATTTAACTTTTTGCAAACCAATTATCCGGGTTGCCCGCCTTATTTATCTCCTTTTCCAAAACAATAAAGCTACCGGTAACGAAAAGCCCCCAGCCCTACCGGTCACACAGGAAAGTCTGGCCGATATTTTAGGCCTGCACCGGGTAACGGTTAACAATGTTATCAGACAGCTCAAAAACAAACAAATACTGGAAAACCGCCCCCATTTCATTATTGTCAAAGATGAACAAAAGTTGCATGATTTAATAAAGACTTACCTCTAA